The following are encoded together in the Streptomyces asoensis genome:
- a CDS encoding helix-turn-helix transcriptional regulator, whose product MASRRLALADVPTEPRTLPSRYLTPDDLVEMFELPSVETVYQWRRKRTGPRGFRVGRHLRFDPADVRAWVDSRREGAAA is encoded by the coding sequence CTGGCTAGCCGACGCCTCGCCCTGGCCGACGTGCCCACCGAACCGCGCACCCTGCCCTCGCGGTACCTGACGCCTGACGACCTGGTGGAGATGTTCGAGTTGCCCAGTGTCGAGACGGTCTACCAGTGGCGACGTAAGCGCACCGGGCCCCGTGGGTTCCGTGTCGGCCGGCACCTCCGCTTCGACCCGGCCGACGTGCGCGCCTGGGTGGACTCCCGGCGTGAGGGAGCGGCTGCCTGA
- a CDS encoding tyrosine-type recombinase/integrase, with the protein MAGHIQDRWYKNEVGPDGKARRVKSERNGSGARYRARYVGPDGTEKSKSFPDRQKRLADQWLAHTEADMARGQYIDPRAARITFQQYTEAWVSTQGADPNTQASMESQLRLHAFPYLGSRPLGSFQPAHIRDWVRQLSENGIRGSYARTIYSNVRAALSAAVDDGHLPRNPCAARSVRPPTVDDRRVAPWTPERVFVVRAGMPERFRAMVDLGGGCGLRQGEILGVAVDAIDFESDTLHVVQQLKLSRSKAVFAPPKGGKLRDVPLPGPVADALRAHMKRFPPVDITLPWKVAGGPLITKRLIFTGPRGGHVWRTSLNEEAWKRALASAGVIPERKPGESYTESRENGMHALRHFYASVLLDAGENIKALAEYLGHADPGLTLRVYAHLMPSSQERTRKAVAAVFGDLRA; encoded by the coding sequence ATGGCCGGACACATCCAAGACCGCTGGTACAAGAACGAGGTTGGGCCTGACGGTAAGGCCCGCAGAGTGAAGAGCGAGCGCAATGGCTCGGGCGCGCGCTACCGCGCTCGGTACGTCGGCCCGGACGGTACGGAGAAGTCCAAGAGCTTCCCCGACAGACAGAAGCGGCTTGCTGACCAGTGGCTCGCCCACACCGAGGCCGACATGGCACGCGGACAGTACATCGACCCGCGTGCCGCTCGGATCACCTTCCAGCAGTACACCGAGGCGTGGGTATCCACTCAGGGGGCCGATCCGAACACCCAGGCCTCGATGGAGTCACAGCTTCGGCTGCATGCCTTCCCGTACCTGGGATCGCGACCGCTCGGCTCCTTCCAGCCTGCGCACATCCGGGACTGGGTGCGGCAGCTTAGCGAGAACGGCATCCGGGGCTCATACGCCCGCACCATCTACTCCAACGTGCGTGCCGCCCTCAGTGCGGCCGTGGATGACGGGCACCTTCCCCGGAATCCGTGTGCGGCTCGATCGGTCCGGCCGCCGACCGTCGATGACAGGCGCGTCGCTCCCTGGACACCGGAACGGGTCTTCGTCGTCCGGGCCGGCATGCCCGAGCGGTTCCGGGCCATGGTCGACCTGGGTGGCGGCTGCGGCCTGCGGCAGGGCGAGATCCTCGGTGTGGCCGTCGACGCGATCGACTTCGAGTCGGACACGCTCCACGTGGTCCAGCAACTCAAGCTGAGCCGAAGCAAGGCCGTCTTCGCCCCGCCCAAGGGTGGCAAGCTCCGGGATGTGCCGCTTCCTGGGCCGGTCGCTGATGCCCTGCGCGCCCATATGAAGCGGTTCCCGCCGGTCGACATCACCTTGCCGTGGAAGGTGGCGGGCGGGCCTCTGATCACCAAGCGGCTGATCTTCACCGGGCCGCGCGGTGGTCACGTCTGGCGGACGTCGCTCAACGAGGAGGCGTGGAAGCGGGCGCTGGCTTCGGCTGGGGTGATCCCCGAGCGGAAGCCTGGCGAGTCGTACACCGAGTCCCGCGAGAACGGCATGCACGCGCTCCGACACTTCTACGCCTCAGTGCTCTTGGACGCCGGGGAGAACATCAAGGCTCTCGCCGAGTACCTCGGCCACGCGGACCCGGGCCTGACGCTCCGCGTGTATGCGCACCTCATGCCGTCGAGCCAAGAGCGGACCCGCAAGGCTGTGGCTGCCGTCTTTGGTGATTTGCGAGCGTAG
- a CDS encoding phosphoglyceromutase, producing the protein MADAPYKLILLRHGESEWNAKNLFTGWVDVNLNEKGEKEAVRGGELLKDADLLPDVVHTSLQKRAIRTAQLALESADRHWIPVHRSWRLNERHYGALQGKDKAQTLAEFGEEQFMLWRRSYDTPPPPLSDDSEFSQAADPRYASIPPELRPRTECLKDVVVRMLPYWYDGIVPDLLSGRTVLVAAHGNSLRALVKHLDGISDADIAGLNIPTGIPLAYELDADFKPLTPGGTYLDPEAAAAAIEAVKNQGKKK; encoded by the coding sequence ATGGCCGACGCACCGTACAAGCTGATCCTCCTCCGTCACGGCGAGAGCGAGTGGAACGCGAAGAACCTGTTCACCGGCTGGGTGGACGTCAACCTCAACGAGAAGGGCGAGAAGGAGGCGGTCCGCGGTGGCGAACTCCTGAAGGATGCCGACCTCCTCCCCGACGTGGTCCACACGTCCCTCCAGAAGCGCGCGATCCGCACGGCCCAGTTGGCCCTCGAATCCGCCGACCGCCACTGGATCCCGGTCCACCGCTCCTGGCGCCTGAACGAGCGGCACTACGGTGCCCTCCAGGGCAAGGACAAGGCCCAGACCCTCGCGGAGTTCGGCGAGGAGCAGTTCATGCTCTGGCGCCGCTCCTACGACACCCCGCCCCCGCCGCTGTCGGACGACTCCGAGTTCTCCCAGGCCGCCGACCCGCGCTACGCCTCCATCCCCCCGGAGCTGCGCCCGCGCACGGAGTGCCTCAAGGACGTCGTCGTCCGCATGCTCCCGTACTGGTACGACGGCATCGTCCCGGACCTCCTGTCCGGCCGCACGGTCCTGGTCGCCGCCCACGGCAACTCGCTCCGCGCCCTGGTCAAGCACCTGGACGGCATCTCCGACGCCGACATCGCGGGCCTGAACATCCCGACGGGCATCCCGCTCGCCTACGAACTCGACGCGGACTTCAAGCCCCTGACCCCGGGCGGCACCTACCTCGACCCGGAAGCAGCCGCAGCAGCGATCGAAGCGGTGAAGAACCAGGGCAAGAAGAAGTAA
- a CDS encoding MDR family MFS transporter, with translation MSVAVLRRAVRETLSGLPREFWWLWTSTLVNRLGAFVATFMALYLTLDRGYSASYAGLVASLLGLGGVVSSLGGGVMADRLGRRPTLLVAQTATAASVALLGFVEHPVAIAGVAFLVGLASNASRPAVQAMMADIVRPEDRVRAFSLNYWAINLGFAVSSMAAGFIAEVSYRAGFLLESGMTLVCAVVVFLKLPESRPVREEKSVREDSVGLGTVLRDGRFMGVVGLSFLVALVFQQGSVGLPVAMGAAGFTPADYGMAIAVNGVLIVALQIPVTRFIEHRDPRRLLVVSSVLAGYGFGLTAFAGSVGVFALTVCVWTLAEIVNAPTQTGLVVRLSPTHGRGRYQGMYTLSWALASLIAPVMSGSVIDRFGAEWLWGMCAAVGTAAGIWYAVLMRRLPSPGEPAPTPAPTPTPGESSSQGRTLAAPEPAAEGSAA, from the coding sequence ATGTCCGTCGCCGTCCTGAGACGTGCCGTCCGCGAGACCCTCTCCGGGCTGCCCCGCGAGTTCTGGTGGCTGTGGACCAGCACCCTCGTGAACCGGCTCGGCGCCTTCGTCGCCACCTTCATGGCGCTGTACCTGACCCTCGACCGCGGCTACTCCGCCTCCTACGCCGGACTCGTCGCCTCCCTGCTCGGGCTGGGCGGGGTCGTCTCGTCGCTCGGCGGCGGGGTCATGGCGGACCGGCTGGGACGGCGGCCCACGCTGCTGGTCGCGCAGACCGCGACCGCCGCCTCGGTGGCGCTGCTGGGCTTCGTCGAGCATCCCGTCGCGATCGCCGGCGTCGCCTTCCTCGTCGGGCTGGCCTCCAACGCCTCCCGGCCGGCCGTGCAGGCGATGATGGCCGACATCGTGCGGCCCGAGGACCGGGTCCGTGCCTTCTCGCTGAACTACTGGGCCATCAACCTCGGCTTCGCCGTCTCCTCCATGGCCGCCGGGTTCATCGCCGAGGTCAGCTACCGGGCCGGGTTCCTCCTCGAGTCGGGGATGACCCTCGTGTGCGCGGTCGTCGTCTTCCTCAAGCTGCCCGAGTCGCGGCCGGTACGGGAGGAGAAGTCTGTACGAGAGGACAGCGTCGGGCTGGGGACCGTGCTGCGCGACGGGCGGTTCATGGGCGTCGTCGGACTGTCGTTCCTCGTCGCGCTCGTCTTCCAGCAGGGGTCGGTCGGACTGCCCGTGGCGATGGGCGCCGCCGGGTTCACGCCCGCCGACTACGGCATGGCGATCGCCGTCAACGGCGTGCTGATCGTCGCGCTCCAGATCCCGGTCACGCGGTTCATCGAGCACCGGGACCCCCGGCGGCTGCTGGTCGTCTCCTCGGTGCTCGCCGGGTACGGGTTCGGGCTCACCGCGTTCGCCGGGTCGGTCGGCGTCTTCGCGCTCACCGTCTGCGTGTGGACCCTGGCGGAGATCGTCAACGCGCCGACCCAGACCGGGCTCGTCGTCCGCCTCTCCCCCACCCATGGACGCGGGCGCTACCAGGGCATGTACACGCTCTCCTGGGCCCTGGCCTCCCTGATCGCCCCGGTGATGTCCGGTTCCGTCATCGACCGGTTCGGGGCGGAGTGGCTGTGGGGGATGTGCGCGGCGGTCGGCACGGCCGCCGGGATCTGGTACGCCGTGCTGATGCGTCGGCTGCCCTCGCCCGGCGAGCCCGCGCCCACGCCCGCGCCCACGCCCACGCCCGGGGAGTCCTCCTCCCAGGGTCGTACGCTCGCCGCGCCCGAACCGGCGGCGGAGGGCAGCGCCGCCTGA
- a CDS encoding DUF2000 domain-containing protein, whose product MAATATAPAPGAGPVRFDTKIAVLLREDLATWQRLNVTAFLVSGLGSAFPEVIGEPYEDGDGVRCLSMFRQPVLVFEGTKETLTAAHARVLSRSLPRAVFTGDLFATGNDRDNRAAVRAVRTADLDLVGLAVYGPKNAVDKVLKGARMHP is encoded by the coding sequence ATCGCGGCCACGGCGACCGCCCCGGCCCCGGGCGCCGGACCCGTCCGCTTCGACACGAAGATCGCCGTACTGCTGCGCGAGGACCTGGCCACCTGGCAGCGGCTGAACGTCACCGCGTTCCTGGTCAGCGGCCTCGGGTCGGCGTTCCCCGAGGTGATCGGGGAGCCGTACGAGGACGGCGACGGCGTGCGTTGTCTGTCGATGTTCCGCCAGCCGGTCCTGGTCTTCGAGGGCACGAAGGAGACGCTCACAGCCGCCCACGCGCGCGTGCTCTCCCGGTCCCTCCCGCGCGCGGTGTTCACCGGCGACCTGTTCGCCACCGGCAACGACCGGGACAACCGCGCGGCGGTGCGCGCCGTGCGCACGGCCGACCTGGACCTCGTCGGCCTGGCGGTCTACGGACCGAAGAACGCGGTGGACAAGGTACTGAAGGGCGCCCGCATGCACCCGTAA
- a CDS encoding helix-turn-helix transcriptional regulator — MAARQEVSAWRPAVPGVVEVFHAHFTEYAYPMHVHEAWTLLIVDDGAVRYDLDRHEHGTPHDTVSLLPPHVPHNGSPATSGGFRKRVLYLDAGVLGEDLIGAAVDAPDLRDPVLRRRVGRLHRALARPGDELEADSRLTLIGERLREHLRTGRDTAPARRDPVLAGRLRELLDARVVEGLTLDEAAGVVQAHPAHLVRAFSAAYGIAPHQYLTARRVDLARRLLLDGRPPGEVAAAAGFYDQAHLTRHFRKLVGVTPGRYGDGRNPSAR, encoded by the coding sequence ATGGCAGCCCGGCAGGAAGTCTCCGCCTGGCGCCCGGCCGTCCCGGGCGTCGTCGAGGTCTTCCACGCCCACTTCACCGAGTACGCGTACCCGATGCACGTCCACGAGGCGTGGACGCTGCTGATCGTGGACGACGGCGCCGTACGGTACGACCTCGACCGGCACGAGCACGGCACCCCGCACGACACGGTGTCCCTGCTGCCGCCGCACGTACCGCACAACGGCTCGCCCGCCACCTCGGGCGGCTTCCGCAAGCGGGTCCTGTACCTCGACGCCGGCGTGCTCGGCGAGGACCTGATCGGGGCCGCCGTCGACGCGCCCGACCTGCGCGATCCCGTGCTGCGCCGAAGAGTGGGCCGGCTGCACCGCGCGCTCGCGCGACCCGGCGACGAGCTGGAGGCCGACAGCCGGCTGACGCTGATCGGCGAACGGCTGCGGGAGCATCTGCGCACGGGACGGGACACCGCTCCCGCGCGCCGTGACCCCGTCCTCGCGGGCCGCCTGCGGGAGCTGCTCGACGCACGCGTGGTCGAGGGCCTGACGCTGGACGAGGCCGCCGGGGTCGTCCAGGCCCATCCGGCGCATCTGGTACGGGCGTTCAGCGCGGCGTACGGCATCGCCCCGCACCAGTACCTCACCGCGCGCCGCGTCGACCTGGCCCGCCGTCTGCTGCTCGACGGGCGGCCACCGGGTGAGGTCGCGGCAGCGGCCGGCTTCTACGACCAGGCCCATCTGACGCGGCATTTCCGCAAGTTGGTGGGGGTAACCCCGGGGCGGTACGGGGACGGCCGGAACCCCTCCGCCCGCTGA
- a CDS encoding YbjN domain-containing protein → MGDVEKTAAQVIEGFLDDAELEWESPAPGTYVVQLPGTRKLKTTVSLIAGRHSLSLNAFVIRHPDENEPGVHRWLLERNLKLYGVGYAVDQLGDVYVTARLPLATVTADELDRLMGQVLEASDGAFNTLLELGFASAIRREYEWRVSRGEPTRNLDAFAHLTQRSTPPADRTAPADPASPAD, encoded by the coding sequence ATGGGTGACGTGGAGAAGACGGCCGCACAGGTCATCGAGGGGTTCCTGGACGACGCCGAGCTGGAGTGGGAGAGCCCGGCCCCCGGCACCTACGTGGTCCAGCTCCCCGGCACCCGCAAACTCAAGACGACCGTCTCCCTCATCGCGGGCCGCCACTCCCTCTCCCTGAACGCCTTCGTCATCCGTCACCCCGACGAGAACGAGCCCGGCGTCCACCGCTGGCTCCTGGAGCGCAACCTCAAGCTGTACGGCGTCGGTTATGCCGTCGACCAGCTCGGCGACGTCTACGTCACCGCCCGCCTTCCCCTCGCCACGGTCACCGCCGACGAGCTCGACCGCCTCATGGGCCAGGTCCTGGAAGCCTCCGACGGCGCCTTCAACACCCTGCTGGAACTGGGCTTCGCGAGCGCCATCCGCCGGGAGTACGAGTGGCGGGTCTCCCGGGGCGAACCGACCCGCAACCTGGACGCGTTCGCGCACCTGACGCAGCGCTCCACGCCCCCGGCGGACCGGACCGCCCCGGCCGATCCGGCGAGCCCGGCGGACTGA
- the mshA gene encoding D-inositol-3-phosphate glycosyltransferase: MSQYANRLGRRSSAAPSRLRLHRRPRRVAMLSVHTSPLHQPGTGDAGGMNVYIVELAQRLAAINIEVEIFTRATTGGLPPTVELAPGVLVRHVDAGPYEGLAKEDLPAQLCAFTHGVMQAWAGHRPGYYDLVHSHYWLSGHVGWLAAQRWGAPLVHAMHTMAKVKNANLADGDTPEPAARVIGETQIVSAADRLIANTAEEADELVRHYDAGRGKVAVVHPGVNLDRFTPADGRAAARARLDLPQDALVPLFAGRIQPLKAPDVLLRAVAVLLDERPELRSRIVVPVVGGPSGSGLAKPEGLQKLAARLGIADVVRFRPPVGQDQLADWFRAASLLVVPSYSESFGLVAIEAQAAGTPVLAASVGGLPVAVRDGETGFLVRGHDPAAYARVLERFADGPDLPARMGAAATAHAQSFGWDTAAAATADVYAAATQAHRRRVRSEHG; encoded by the coding sequence GTGAGCCAGTACGCCAACAGGCTCGGGCGTCGCTCTTCGGCGGCACCCTCGCGGCTCAGGCTCCACCGCCGCCCCCGCCGCGTCGCGATGCTCTCCGTGCACACCTCTCCGCTCCACCAGCCCGGCACCGGCGACGCGGGCGGCATGAACGTCTACATCGTCGAACTCGCGCAGCGGCTCGCCGCGATCAACATCGAGGTCGAGATCTTCACGCGCGCCACGACCGGCGGCCTCCCGCCGACCGTCGAGCTCGCGCCCGGGGTCCTGGTCCGGCATGTCGACGCCGGCCCCTACGAGGGCCTCGCCAAGGAGGACCTGCCCGCCCAGCTGTGCGCGTTCACGCACGGCGTGATGCAGGCATGGGCCGGCCACCGCCCCGGTTACTACGACCTCGTGCACAGCCACTACTGGCTCTCCGGCCACGTCGGCTGGCTGGCCGCCCAGCGCTGGGGCGCCCCCCTGGTGCACGCCATGCACACCATGGCGAAGGTCAAGAACGCCAACCTGGCCGACGGCGACACCCCCGAGCCCGCCGCCCGGGTGATCGGCGAGACGCAGATCGTCTCCGCCGCCGACCGACTCATCGCCAACACGGCGGAGGAGGCGGACGAACTCGTTCGGCACTACGACGCCGGCCGCGGCAAGGTCGCCGTGGTGCACCCGGGCGTCAACCTCGACCGCTTCACCCCGGCGGACGGCCGGGCCGCCGCCCGCGCCCGCCTCGACCTGCCCCAGGACGCCCTGGTCCCGCTCTTCGCGGGCCGCATCCAGCCCCTGAAGGCCCCCGACGTCCTCCTGCGCGCGGTCGCCGTCCTGCTCGACGAGCGCCCCGAGCTGCGCTCCCGCATCGTCGTCCCGGTCGTCGGCGGCCCCAGCGGCAGCGGCCTCGCCAAGCCGGAAGGCTTGCAGAAGCTGGCCGCGCGGCTGGGCATCGCGGACGTCGTGCGCTTCAGGCCGCCGGTCGGCCAGGACCAGCTCGCGGACTGGTTCCGCGCGGCGTCGCTGCTGGTCGTGCCCTCCTACAGCGAGTCCTTCGGGCTCGTCGCGATAGAGGCGCAGGCGGCCGGCACCCCGGTCCTCGCGGCCTCCGTCGGCGGCCTGCCGGTGGCCGTGCGGGACGGCGAGACGGGCTTCCTCGTGCGGGGGCACGACCCGGCCGCGTACGCGCGCGTGCTGGAGCGTTTCGCCGACGGCCCCGACCTCCCCGCCCGGATGGGCGCCGCCGCCACCGCGCACGCCCAGAGCTTCGGCTGGGACACGGCGGCCGCCGCCACCGCGGACGTCTACGCGGCCGCGACCCAGGCCCACCGCCGTCGCGTACGCTCCGAGCATGGGTGA
- a CDS encoding class I SAM-dependent methyltransferase, with protein MTSRAPARPVGTVTRGTTNPNRLRRMDRWIAATHGPELRRADDPLAVDLGYGAAPWTAVELLRRLRCVAPRARVVGVEIEPARVAAARPYERDGLVFRHGGFEIPVPGRPHLVRAANVLRQYDEDQVAAVWERLCARLAPADPATGSRGGLLVEGTCDEIGRRHVWVALGPGGPRTVTFATRLGSLERPSDLAERLPKALIHRNVPGEPVHAFLRDFDRAWAAAAPYASYGARQRWMRAVRDLTADWPVTDGPVRWRQGEVTVRWEALAPRA; from the coding sequence ATGACATCCCGCGCTCCCGCCCGCCCCGTGGGCACGGTCACGCGCGGGACCACGAACCCCAACCGGCTGCGCCGCATGGACCGCTGGATCGCCGCGACCCACGGCCCCGAACTGCGGCGCGCCGACGATCCGCTCGCCGTCGACCTCGGGTACGGCGCCGCGCCCTGGACGGCCGTCGAGCTGCTGCGCAGGCTGCGTTGCGTCGCGCCACGCGCGCGTGTCGTCGGCGTCGAGATCGAACCGGCCCGGGTGGCGGCCGCCCGGCCCTACGAGCGCGACGGACTCGTCTTCCGGCACGGCGGCTTCGAGATCCCGGTGCCCGGCAGGCCGCACCTGGTGCGCGCCGCCAACGTGCTGCGGCAGTACGACGAGGACCAGGTAGCGGCCGTGTGGGAGCGCCTGTGCGCGCGGCTCGCGCCGGCCGATCCGGCGACCGGGTCCCGCGGCGGACTGCTCGTCGAGGGGACCTGCGACGAGATCGGACGCCGTCACGTGTGGGTCGCGCTCGGCCCCGGCGGCCCGCGCACGGTCACCTTCGCGACGCGGCTGGGCTCGCTGGAACGGCCCTCGGACCTGGCGGAGCGGCTGCCCAAGGCGCTGATCCACCGCAACGTGCCGGGTGAGCCGGTGCACGCCTTCCTGCGCGACTTCGACCGGGCCTGGGCGGCCGCCGCGCCCTACGCGTCGTACGGCGCGCGTCAGCGCTGGATGCGCGCGGTGCGCGACCTGACGGCCGACTGGCCCGTGACGGACGGCCCGGTGCGGTGGCGGCAGGGAGAAGTCACGGTGCGGTGGGAGGCGTTGGCGCCCCGCGCCTGA
- a CDS encoding C40 family peptidase, giving the protein MGTGKHGLLAAAVAVVCAVTVLGAPGAAFAAPGPTPSPTAGATTPPLPSTASDKDLEAVRTKLEALYHDAAVATDAYNAAEEAAKKQSAEIVELARKIVAGQAKLDDLKNRAGAAARAQYRTGGLPDEAQLMLSDDPSEFLDGAGRVRQGERATKGLIGELSRTQQDLVQYSKDASAQWKKLEAGRKTKAAAQKRIEKQISAAEKLRSQLEKKEKERLEQLEAKVAQEAQTAWLGTGVLDEINSAASVQGKQAVQFATAQIGKPYVWGAEGPKAFDCSGLTSEAWRSAGRPIPRTSQEQWKQLPHIAIEDMRPGDLIIYFDDASHVALYVGDGSIIHAPRPGRTVTLAGAGSMPILGVVRPDA; this is encoded by the coding sequence ATGGGTACGGGCAAGCACGGCCTGCTCGCGGCTGCTGTGGCGGTGGTCTGCGCGGTCACCGTGCTCGGCGCACCCGGCGCCGCGTTCGCCGCTCCGGGCCCCACACCGTCACCGACGGCCGGGGCGACGACCCCGCCGCTGCCCTCCACCGCGTCCGACAAGGACCTCGAGGCGGTCCGCACCAAGCTCGAAGCGCTGTACCACGACGCCGCGGTGGCCACCGACGCCTACAACGCGGCCGAGGAAGCGGCGAAGAAGCAGTCCGCGGAGATCGTCGAGCTGGCCAGGAAGATCGTCGCGGGCCAGGCGAAACTGGACGACCTCAAGAACCGCGCGGGCGCCGCGGCCCGCGCCCAGTACCGCACCGGCGGCCTGCCGGACGAGGCGCAGTTGATGCTGAGCGACGACCCGTCGGAGTTCCTGGACGGAGCGGGACGGGTGCGCCAGGGCGAGCGCGCCACCAAGGGCCTGATCGGCGAACTCAGCCGCACCCAGCAGGACTTGGTGCAGTACTCCAAGGACGCCTCCGCCCAGTGGAAGAAGCTGGAGGCGGGCCGCAAGACCAAGGCGGCCGCCCAGAAGCGGATCGAGAAGCAGATCTCGGCGGCCGAGAAACTCCGCTCCCAGCTGGAGAAGAAGGAGAAGGAGCGCCTTGAGCAGCTCGAGGCGAAGGTCGCACAGGAGGCGCAGACCGCCTGGCTGGGGACCGGCGTCCTCGACGAGATCAACAGCGCCGCGTCCGTACAGGGCAAGCAGGCCGTGCAGTTCGCCACCGCGCAGATCGGCAAGCCGTACGTGTGGGGCGCGGAGGGCCCGAAGGCCTTCGACTGCTCCGGACTGACCTCGGAGGCCTGGCGGAGCGCGGGCCGGCCGATCCCGCGCACGTCGCAGGAGCAGTGGAAGCAACTGCCGCACATCGCCATCGAGGACATGCGTCCCGGCGACCTGATCATCTACTTCGACGACGCGAGCCATGTCGCGCTGTACGTGGGCGACGGCTCGATCATCCACGCCCCGCGTCCCGGCCGCACGGTCACGCTCGCGGGGGCGGGTTCGATGCCGATACTCGGGGTGGTCCGGCCGGACGCGTGA
- a CDS encoding PP2C family protein-serine/threonine phosphatase, producing the protein MPVPVPRQRAIPAVESGQAQAAPTAGGPSEEETVRNEATKAENRTTHDDDNPRGTALDATPADGVHPEVATTGVSTTGVNTTGASTTGVSTAVVNTTGVSTTGVATAAHTTLTLLLIEDDPTAAPIVHDLLDADGRPIRVRTARNLTEAERLLTHDVHCILLDLALPAPGRAGESDDELAVLRHVLRLAPRHAVLALTASGDAGRGAEAVRVGAQDYLYKDELDGRLLSRAIRYAVERKRSDTAERRLAEGKLRAQENARLERGLLPTPLLEGSPLRFAARYRPGRSRALLGGDFYDIVRTPDGTVHAMIGDVCGHGPDEAALGVELRIAWRALTLAGLCGDELLNTLQQVLEHERDDDEIFATLCTVDIAPDGRRAGLCLAGHPAPLIARPDRPARLLPYENNGPALGLLPGARWPRMQVELGAEWSLMLYTDGLIEGRIGEGRERLGQDGMVEMIRRQLSEGLSGEALLRAAVNEVRELNGGELTDDVAVVLLDRVATR; encoded by the coding sequence ATGCCCGTACCCGTACCGCGGCAGAGAGCGATCCCGGCCGTGGAAAGTGGTCAGGCGCAGGCCGCGCCCACAGCAGGCGGCCCCTCCGAAGAGGAAACCGTTCGCAACGAGGCGACGAAGGCCGAGAACCGCACCACGCACGACGACGACAACCCGCGCGGCACCGCGCTCGACGCCACGCCCGCCGACGGCGTCCACCCCGAGGTCGCCACCACCGGTGTGAGCACCACTGGCGTGAACACGACCGGTGCGAGCACCACCGGCGTCAGCACGGCCGTGGTGAACACCACCGGCGTCAGCACCACCGGCGTGGCCACCGCCGCCCACACGACACTCACCCTGCTGCTGATCGAGGACGACCCCACGGCCGCGCCGATCGTGCACGACCTGCTCGACGCGGACGGCAGGCCGATCCGGGTGCGCACCGCCCGCAACCTCACCGAGGCCGAGCGGCTGCTGACCCATGACGTCCACTGCATCCTGCTGGACCTCGCACTGCCCGCCCCCGGCAGGGCGGGCGAGTCCGACGACGAGCTCGCGGTCCTGCGGCACGTGCTCCGGCTCGCCCCCCGGCACGCCGTGCTCGCGCTCACCGCGTCCGGCGACGCCGGGCGGGGCGCCGAGGCGGTGCGCGTGGGCGCCCAGGACTACCTCTACAAGGACGAACTGGACGGCCGGCTGCTCAGCCGCGCGATCCGGTACGCGGTGGAGAGGAAACGTTCCGACACGGCCGAGCGGCGGCTCGCGGAGGGCAAGCTGCGCGCGCAGGAGAACGCCCGCCTGGAGCGCGGCCTGCTGCCCACCCCTCTCCTGGAGGGTTCCCCGCTGCGCTTCGCCGCCCGTTACCGCCCCGGCCGTTCGCGCGCGCTGCTCGGCGGCGACTTCTACGACATCGTCCGGACGCCCGACGGCACCGTGCACGCGATGATCGGCGACGTCTGCGGGCACGGCCCGGACGAGGCGGCGCTCGGCGTGGAACTGCGCATCGCCTGGCGGGCGCTGACGCTGGCCGGTCTGTGCGGGGACGAACTGCTGAACACGCTCCAGCAGGTGCTGGAACACGAGCGCGACGACGACGAGATCTTCGCGACGCTGTGCACGGTGGACATCGCACCCGACGGCCGCCGGGCGGGCCTCTGCCTGGCCGGGCACCCGGCACCGCTGATCGCCCGCCCCGACCGGCCCGCGCGCCTGCTGCCGTACGAGAACAACGGCCCCGCGCTGGGTCTGCTGCCGGGCGCCCGCTGGCCGCGGATGCAGGTCGAGCTGGGCGCCGAGTGGAGCCTGATGCTCTACACCGACGGCCTGATCGAGGGACGGATCGGCGAGGGCCGGGAGCGGCTGGGCCAGGACGGCATGGTGGAGATGATCCGGCGCCAGCTCTCCGAGGGGCTGAGCGGCGAGGCGTTGCTGCGGGCCGCGGTCAACGAGGTGCGCGAACTCAACGGGGGCGAGCTCACGGACGACGTGGCGGTGGTCCTGCTGGACCGGGTCGCGACCCGGTAA
- a CDS encoding DUF2516 family protein — MLIQGFAGLLWLLYLAMLVLAVVALVMAALFRDDAYRAADKQNKGFWLIILGIAVAVNLLVPMLFLQLAGLVATIVFFVDVRPALRAVGGGGGWGRRRGGSSSDGPYGPYNGGR; from the coding sequence GTGCTGATCCAAGGCTTCGCCGGGCTGCTGTGGCTGCTCTACCTCGCCATGCTGGTCCTCGCCGTGGTGGCGCTGGTGATGGCCGCTCTGTTCCGCGACGACGCCTACCGGGCCGCCGACAAGCAGAACAAGGGCTTCTGGCTGATCATCCTGGGCATCGCGGTGGCGGTGAACCTCCTGGTGCCGATGCTCTTCCTCCAGCTCGCGGGACTGGTCGCCACGATCGTCTTCTTCGTGGACGTACGGCCCGCCCTGCGCGCGGTGGGCGGAGGCGGCGGCTGGGGCCGCAGGCGCGGCGGCAGCAGCAGCGACGGCCCGTACGGCCCGTACAACGGCGGCCGGTAG